The region GGTCCCAGCAAATGGGCGATGCGTTCGCTCAAGCTGCGGATACGCGTGCGTTGCTCCAGTTCCGCTTCACACAACTTCAATAGATGCTGCCAGGTGCTGGGGCAGTGTGCAGGATTGCGCAGTGCAAGGCTTGTGCGGTTGAGGTGTAGTTGATTGGTGGGGGCGCAAAACTGTATCGGACTGCTGCTCAAGGCCTGGTAATGGTCGGCATAGACCGGAGCGTCGAACTCAATCTCCACGCGATCGGCTACAAGGTTCACCCCGGCAAGGCTCGACAGCTGGGTCAGCCAGCCAGACAGCAAGGAGTCCACCACAAAACGGTTGTAAGCGTTGTAGGGGCTGATGGAATAAAACCGCAGCCAGGCGCCGCTGCTGTCTTCATGAAAGCTTGAGTGACCGCGATAGTTGGCCGCATACAGCGGTTCGAAGCGCAGCAGTGTGCGCGCCGCCTCGCCTACCGTCGGCGCCTGGGCGGCGGTAACCCCGGCGAGGCCCGCCTGGTTCAAACGACTGATTCGGCCCATATGCAGGCCCAGGGCCGGTTCCCCGGTCAGTTCGATGGCCGCGTGACCCAGGTGCATGTAACGCGGAATCGACAAGCGGGCCCCGGCTTCAGCCAGGCGCGCTTGGTCCAGCCCGTAGCGCTGCAGCAGCGCTGTAGGGTCGATGCCGCGTTGCTGCAGGGTTTCGCTGAGGCTCTGGATGAATCCGACAGACAGATCCCCCAGGCGCATCCGTGGCCGATTCATGCCGCACTACAACCACAGATTAAGCATGCGAGCGCCGTTGGCGCTGCTGCTTTGCAGGTTGAGTCCGGCGTGGTTGGCAAAGCCCTGGCCTTCGGCTACGACGTCCCAGAACCGTCCGTGCAGAAACACGCTCATGCTGCTCATGCCGCTGGGGTTGGCGCTGCGGGTCAGCTGTTGCCAGGCCTGGGCTTCACTGATTTCTCCAGGCTTGATCGGCAGTGAAGCCGCCAACGGCTGGTGGCGGTTGCCGCGCCAGGGCCCATTCCAACTGCCCTTGCCGCCGAGGAAGGCGGGATTGGCAAGGATCTGCGCCGACTGGTTGGCCAATTGTTGTTGATTGCTCGGGTACCA is a window of Pseudomonas sp. DG56-2 DNA encoding:
- a CDS encoding AraC family transcriptional regulator, whose amino-acid sequence is MNRPRMRLGDLSVGFIQSLSETLQQRGIDPTALLQRYGLDQARLAEAGARLSIPRYMHLGHAAIELTGEPALGLHMGRISRLNQAGLAGVTAAQAPTVGEAARTLLRFEPLYAANYRGHSSFHEDSSGAWLRFYSISPYNAYNRFVVDSLLSGWLTQLSSLAGVNLVADRVEIEFDAPVYADHYQALSSSPIQFCAPTNQLHLNRTSLALRNPAHCPSTWQHLLKLCEAELEQRTRIRSLSERIAHLLGPLLNGGREPDLEEVAQHLQLPTWTLRRKLAEEGTQFRAILNDTRRDLAMTYIRDTELAFGEIAYLLGFASAEAFQRAFKRWNSMTPGEFRRSQRRTG